The Streptomyces sp. NBC_01276 genome contains the following window.
CACGGGCCAGCCTGGGCACGAACGCCCGGCCGTCCCGGAGGGCGGACTGCGGCTCACCGGTGGCGAGCACGGCCGCCAGCCCTTCCGGGTGGGCGCGGTCGGCGTCCACCAGCACGAAGCGTTCGGGGTGCTCGGCCTGGACGGACCTGACCAGCCCCCACACGGCGGCCTGTGCCGGGTCCAGCCGGGCCGCGTCGCCGGCGTCCACGGCGACCGCGTCGCGGGTCACGATGACGAGCCGCCGCGCCTCCGTCGTCGTACCGGCGTCGGGAGCGGTCAGCCACTCCTGTACGAGGGCCAGGGCGCGGCCGGCCACGGACCGTACGGCTCCGGCCTCCGACGGGCCGTCCGTCGCGAACAGTACGACGCGATCACCGGTGGGCGGCGCGTCCGGTGAACCGGGCGGGGACAGCGGGGTCCAGTCGACGCGGAACAGCGAGTCCCGGGACCGGCCCGACCGGGCGGCGGTGAGCTGCTCGGCGGAGATCGGGCGCAGGACGAGCGAGTCGACGGAGGTCCGGATCCGGCCGGTGGTGTCGGCGGCCAGCAGCGAGACCGTGTCCGGACCGGCGGGGGTCAGCCGGATCCGCAGGGCCTCCACGGCTCCCGTCTCCCCCGCTCCGGCCGCCGGCGCGGTGTGCGCCGTCACCCCGCTCCAGGAGAACGGAACCCGTGCCCGGTCACCCTCGTCGGCACCGGCGACGGGGCCGAGCGGGCCGGGGCCGAGGGCGACGGTGTGCAGCGCGGCGTCCATCAGGGCCGGGTGCAGTCCGAAGCCGGACACGTCGGTGCCCGCGGGGAGTCCGACCTCGGCGAAGAGCGCGTCGTCCCGCGTCCAGGCGGCGCGCACGCCCCGGAACACGGGGCCGTAGTCGAGCCCCAGGCCGGCCATCCGCTCGTACAGGGAGTCCAGCGCCTCCTCGGGGACGGCGACCGCCTCCGACGGGGGCCAGTCGGCCAGGGGGCCGGAATCGGCGGTGCCGTCGGCGCTCGACAGCGTGCCGACCGCGTGGCGCGTCCACGGCTCGTCAAAGGGCGCGCCCTCGGCGCGGGAGTGGATCTCCAGCGGGCGGCGGGCGCCCCCGTCGGGGGCGCCGACGCGCACCTGGATCCGTACCGCGGTGTCGTCCGGCACGACGAGGGGGGCGCCGAGGGTCAGTTCGTCCAGCCGGTCGCATCCGACGGCCTCGTCGAGGGCCGCGTGCAGGGCCAGGTCCACCAGGGCGGTGCCCGGGAGCAGCACGGCGCCCATCACCGCGTGGTCGGCGAGCCACGGATGGGTCGCGAGCGACAGCCGGCCGGTGAGGAGCAGCCCTTCGCCGTCGGCGAGCGCGACCGCGGCTCCGAGCAGGGGGTGGCCCGTCTCGGCCAGTCCGGCGGCGGCGACGTTCCCGGGCGCGGGGGTGGATTCGAGCCAGTAACGGGTGCGTTGGAAGGGGTAGGTGGGGAGGTCGACGCGCTGGAGGCCGTGTCCGGCGAAGAAGGCGGTCCAGTCGACGGGCGTTCCGTGGGCGTGCAGCCGGGCGAGGGCGGTGGTGACGGCCTCGGCCTCGGGCCGGTCGGTCCTCAGGAGGGGGACGGCGAGGGTGTTTTCCTCCAGGGCGTCCTGGGCCAGGGCGGTGAGGACGCCTCCCGGTCCGATCTCCAGGAAGGTGCCGACGCCCTCGTCCGCGAGGGAGGTGACCGCGTCGGCGAAGCGGACGGCCCCGCGGACGTGGCGCACCCAGTGGCCGACGGAGCAGAGCTCCCGCGCGGTCACGGGGCGGCCGGTGAGGGTGGAGACGACCGGCACGGCCGGGTCCCCGAAGGTGACCGTTTCCAGGGTTTTGCGGAAGTCGGCGAGCACCGGGTCCATCAGCGGGGAGTGGAAGGCGTGGGAGACGGAGAGCGCCTTCGTCCTGCGGCCCTGCGCCACCAGCCGCTCGACGACCGCGGCCACCGCGTCCTCGGCGCCCGAAACCACCACGGACGAGGGCCCGTTGACGGCGGCGATGTCCGCACGGTCAGCGTGGCCGGCCAGCAGTTCCCTCACCTCCTCCTCGGAAGCCTGTACCGCGACCATCGCGCCCCCGGCCGGGAGCGCCTGCATCAGCCGTCCGCGCGCGGCCACGAGCCGCGCCGCATCACGCAGCGAGAGCGCACCCGCCACATGGGCCGCCGCGAACTCACCCACCGAATGCCCGGCCAGGAAGTCCGGCCGGACACCCCACGACTCCACCAGCCGGTACGACGCCACCTCGACGGCGAAGAGCGCCGGCTGGGCGTGGTCCGTCCGGTCGAGGAGCTCCGCGTCGTCCCCGAACACCACGTCGCGCAAGGGGTGTTCGAGGTGCGCGTCCAGTGCGGCGCATGCCTCGTCGAAGGCTTCGGCGAACACCGGGAAGGCCGCGTGCAGTTCGCGTCCCATCCCGAGCCGCTGGCTCCCCTGCCCGGAGAAGAGGAACGCCCGCTTCGTACCGGGCTCGGCGACGGCCCGCACCACCGATCGTGCCGGGTCGCCGTTCGCGAGGGCCGCCAGCCCTTCCAGGACGCCGGCCGTGTCGGGTGCCACGACGGCGGCGCGGTGTTCCAGGGCGGTGCGGCCCGTGGCCAGGGAGTACGCCACCTCGGCGGCCTGACGGCCGCCGTCGTGTTCCGGTACGTGTTCCGTCGCGTACCGCAGGAGCCGCCGTGCCTGCTCGCGCAGCGCGTCCGGGCTCTTCGCGGACAGTATCCAGGGCGCCGTGGAGGGCGGTACGGGCGTCGTTCCCGGAGCGGACGCGGGCCGGGGGGCGGTCGGCGCCTGTTCGAGGACGACGTGGGCGTTGGTGCCGCTGAAGCCGAACGAGGAGACCGCCGCCCGTCGGGGGCGGCCGTCGTGTTCCGCCCACGCGACGGGTTCGGTGAGCAGGCGGACGGTTCCCTCGGACCAGTCCACGTGCGGCGAGGGCTCTTCGGCGTGCAGGGTCTTCGGCAGGACCCCGTGCCGCATCGCCTCGACCATCTTGATGATCCCGCCCACCCCGGCCGCCGCCTGGGTGTGCCCGATGTTCGACTTCAGCGACCCCAGCCACAACGGCCGGTCGGCCGAGCGCCCCCGCCCGTACGTGGCCAGCAGCGCCTGCGCCTCGATCGGATCGCCCAGTGTCGTCCCCGTGCCGTGCGCCTCCACCGCGTCCACATCGCCCGCCGACAACCCCGCACCCGCCAACGCCTGCTCGATCACCCGCTGCTGCGCCGGACCGTTCGGAGCCGTCAGACCATTCGAAGCACCGTCCTGATTCACCGCGCTGCCCCGCACCACCGCCAACACCGGATGCCCGTTGCGCCGGGCATCCGACAGCCGCTCCACCAACAGCATCCCCACGCCCTCGGCCCATCCGGTGCCGTCCGCGTTCGCGGAGAACGCCTTGCAACGGCCATCGGCGGCGAGGCCGCGCTGGCGGCTGAACTCCACGAAGGCTCCCGGGCCGGCCATGACGGTCACACCGCCCGCCAGGGCCAGTTCGCACTCGCCCTGCCTCAGGGCCTGGACCGCCAGGTGCAGGGCCACCAGCGAGGAGGAGCACGCGGTGTCCACCGTCACCGCGGGGCCTTCGAGGCCGAAGGTGTACGAGAGGCGGCCGGAGATGACGCTCCCGGAGTTGCCGGTGCCGAGGAAGCCCTCGACGCCCTCGGGTACCGACCGGAGCGCGGAGGCGTAGTCGTGGTACATCACGCCCGTGAAGACGCCGGTGCGGGAACCGCGCAGGGTGGCGGGGTCGATGCCGGCCCGCTCGAACGCCTCCCACGAGGTCTCCAGGAGCAGCCGCTGCTGCGGGTCCATCGCGAGGGCCTCGCGCGGGGAGATCCCGAAGAAGGCGGCGTCGAACTCCCCGGCGTCGTAGAGGAATCCGCCCCGGCGGGTGGTGCTGGAGCCGGTGGCGCCGTCCCCGGCGAGGAGGTCGAGGTCCCATCCGCGGTCGACGGGGAAGCCGGAGATGGCGTCGGTGCCCGTGGAGAGCAGCCGCCACAGGTCCTCGGGGGACCGCACGCCGCCCGGGTAGCGGCAGCTCATGGCGACGATCGCGAGGGGCTCGTCCGTGGCGCCGCCGTTCCGGACGACCGGTCGGACGGTGCCGGCCGGCCGGGCCCCGTCGAGCCGGCCGAGCAGGTGGCGGGCGAGCGCCTCCGGGGTCGGGTGGTCGAAGACCAGTCCGGCCGGCAGCCGTGCGCCGGTCGCCGAGACGAGTCGGTTGCGGAGTTCGACCGCGGTGAGCGAGTCGAAGCCGAGCTCCCGGAACGCCTGGGTCGGCTGGACGGTTCCGGGCCGGTCGTGGCCCAGCACGGCGGCCGCGTGGCCGCGTACGAGGTCGACGAGCAGCTCGGTCCGCCCCGCCTCCGTCAGCCCCCGCAGCCGCTCCGACAGCGCGGACCGGACGGCGTCCGCGGAGCCGGCCGCGGCCGCCTCGGTGCGCCGTACGGGGGCCGGGACCAGGTCCCCCAGCAGCGGGGGCAGCGTCCCCGTGCGGGCTTGTTCGCGCAGTGCGGGAAGGTCCCAGCGGACGGGTACGAGCAGCGGCTCCGGGGAACCCAGGGCGCGGTCGAGGAGTCCGAGGCCTTCTTCCGTCTCCAGCGCGACGAGCCCGGAACGGCCGATGCGCCGGTGGTCCGCCTCGGCCAGGGTGGCGGTCAGCGTGCCGGCGCTCGCCCACAGGCCCCAGGCCAGCGATACGCCGGGCAGGCCTGCGGCGCGGCGGGTGTGGGCCAGTGCGTCGAGGGCGGAGTTCGCGGCGGCGTAGTTGCCCTGGCCCGCGTTGCCGAAGATGCCGGCGGCCGACGAGAACAGCACGAAGGCCGACAGGTCCAGGCCCCGCGTGAGCTCGTCCAGGTGCAGGGCCCCGGCCACCTTCGGGCCGAACACCCCGCGCACCCGTTCGGGGGTCAGGGACGGCACCACGCCGTCGTCGGTCACGGCCGCCGCGTGGACCACGCCCGTCAGCGGGTGTGCGTCCGGCAGCGAGCCGAGCAGCCTGACCAGCGCCTCCCGGTCGGCCACGTCGCAGGCGACGGTGTCGACCACGGCGCCCAGTGCGCCCAGCTCGGCCGCGAACTCCCGGGCGCCGTCGGCGGCGGGGCCGCGGCGGCTCGCCAGGACCAGTCGCCGGACGCCGTGCCGGACCACCAGGTGCCGGGCCACCACCCGTCCCAACGCCCCGGACGCGCCGGTGACCAGGACCGTTCCCGACGGTGCGAACACCGCGGATTCGGGAGTCCCGCCGCCCGCCGGCGCGTCGGCCGCCCGTACCAGCCGGGGCGCGAACAGCGCGTTCCCGCGTACCGCCACCTGCGTCTCGCCCGACGCGGCCGCGGCCGCGAGCGCCGACGGGTCTTCGTCGTGCCCGCGGTCTTCCTCGTCCTCCTCCTCGTCGAGGTCGACGAGGACGAAGCGGCCGGGGTTCTCCGACTGGGCCGCACGCACGAGGCCCCAGACCGCGGCCTGCGCCGGGTCGGCGGCCGAGGCCGGATCGACGGCCACCGCGCCCCGGGTGACGACCAGCAGGCGCGACGCGGCGCACCGCTCGTCCGCGAGCCAGTCCTGTACGAGGGCCAGCGCCTCCTGCGCGGCCACGGACGGGCGGGCTGCGGCGTCGGTGCCCGTGCTCAGGGGGGCGGGGACCGGTGCCCGTACCGCCACCACGTCGGGGACGGGGGTCCCGTCGGCGGCCGGCCGGGGAAGGGCGTCGAGCAGGACGACGGGGAAGCCCGTGGCCCGGTCGGACCGTGGGTCCCGGGCAGGCTTCCATTCCAGCCGGAACAGCCCGCCGGCGCCGCTCGCGCCGACGGGGGCCAGCTGCTCCGCCGCCACCGGGCGCAGGTCCAGGGAGTCGACCGAGAGCACCGGGCTGCCCGTGGCGTCGGCGAGGGACAGCGACACCGCTCCCTCCCCGGCCGCGGCGGTGGACGACGACGCCGGGGCGAGGCGCAGGCGCAGCGCGGTGGCACCGGTCGCGTGGAGGGCGACCCCGTTCCACGCGAACGGGATCCGGGGCCCGTCGGCCGGCGCCGCGGGGTCACCGAGGCCGACCGTGTGGAGGGCGGCGTCGAACAGCGCGGGGTGCAGGCCGAAGCCGGTGACGTCGGTTCCCTCGGGCAGGGCGATCTCGGCGAAGAGTTCCTCCCCGCGCCGCCACCCGGACCGGACTCCCCGGAACACCGGGCCGTACTCCAGGCCCAGCCCGGCCATCCGGTCGTAGAGGGCGTCGGCGTCGAGGGGCTCGGCTCCTGCCGGGGGCCACTCGGTGAGTCCGGGGCCCGGGGGTGTGCCGGGGCTACGGTCGGGGCCGGTGCCCGTACCGGCCGACAGGAGTCCCGACGCGTGGCAGGTCCAGGCGTCCGCCGCCAGTGCGTCGTCGTGCCGCGCGTACACGCGCACGGCCCGCGTGCCGTTCGTGCCGGGGCCGTCCACGACCACCTGGAGCTGTGCGCCGCCCTGTCCGGGCAGGAGGAACGGGGCTTCCAGCGTCAGTTCCTCGATCCGGCCGCACCCCACCTGGTCGCCGGCCCGGAGCGTCAGCTCGACGAGCGCGGTCCCGGGCAGCAGCGCCGTACCCAGCACCACGTGGTCGGCCAGCCAGGGGTGCGTGGCGAGCGACACCCGGCCGGTCAGCAGCGCCCCCTCACCGTCGGCCAGGGTCACGACGGCGCCGAGCAGCGGATGTTCGGCCGGCCGGAGACCGGCCCGGGTGAGGTCGCCCGGGGCTGCGGCCGTTTCGAGCCAGTAGTGCTCGCGCTGGAAGGCGTACGTGGGCAGGTCGATGCGTCGGGCGCCGCGACCGGCGAGGACGGCCGTCCAGTCGACGGGTACGCCGTGGACGTGGAGATGGGCGAGGGCGGTGGTGACCGCCACGTCCTCAGGAC
Protein-coding sequences here:
- a CDS encoding SDR family NAD(P)-dependent oxidoreductase; this translates as MTQVSDLQANNNEEKLRYFLKRVSADLHEARERLRDLDAAQHEPIAIVAMSCRFPGGIASPEGLWQFLTDGGDAITPFPADRGWDLESLYDPDPDTRGTSHVREGGFLDGIDLFDAGLFEISPREALTMDPQQRILLESCWETFERAGIDPTALKGSRTGVFTGVMYHDHTSVLQQAVDDVDGYIGTGSAASVVSGRVSYTFGLEGPAVTVDTACSSSLVALHLAVQALRRGECDLALAGGVTAMLTPTSFVDFSRQRGLAADGRCKPFAAAADGTGWGEGLGMLLVERLSDARRNGHPVLAVVRGSAVNQDGASNGLTAPNGPSQQRVIRQALTDAGLSAADVDALEAHGTGTTLGDPIEAQALLATYGRGRSADRPLWLGSLKSNIGHTQAAAGVGGIIKMVEAMRHGVLPRTLHVDAPTPHVDWSSGTVRLLTEPVEWTEHDGRPRRAAVSSFGFSGTNAHVVIEQPPLPEPGPAGGENAPPEHPARATPVLLSGKNEAALRGQAARLLRHAQDNPDESLADLGLSTATTRAALDHRAAIVASDREELLRALELLAQDAPAGDAGSAVVATGAVVPRQTVAFLFSGQGSQRLGMGRDLYAAFPVFAEALDAVCSALDAHLERPLREVMLGGDAEILNRTGYAQPALFAVEVALFRLVESWGVRPDFVAGHSVGEFAAAHVAGVFSLEDAAALVAARGRLMQALPAGGVMVAVEASEEEVRELLAGFEDRAGIAAVNGPSAVVVSGGQDAVAAVVDRLSADGRKTKALTVSHAFHSPLMDPMLDDFRKVAENVSYGAPTVPLVSTLTGLPVSAEEFRTADYWVRHVREAVRFADAVASLAGEGVNTFLEIGPGGVLAAMAQAVLDGGPAVVPVLRADRPEDVAVTTALAHLHVHGVPVDWTAVLAGRGARRIDLPTYAFQREHYWLETAAAPGDLTRAGLRPAEHPLLGAVVTLADGEGALLTGRVSLATHPWLADHVVLGTALLPGTALVELTLRAGDQVGCGRIEELTLEAPFLLPGQGGAQLQVVVDGPGTNGTRAVRVYARHDDALAADAWTCHASGLLSAGTGTGPDRSPGTPPGPGLTEWPPAGAEPLDADALYDRMAGLGLEYGPVFRGVRSGWRRGEELFAEIALPEGTDVTGFGLHPALFDAALHTVGLGDPAAPADGPRIPFAWNGVALHATGATALRLRLAPASSSTAAAGEGAVSLSLADATGSPVLSVDSLDLRPVAAEQLAPVGASGAGGLFRLEWKPARDPRSDRATGFPVVLLDALPRPAADGTPVPDVVAVRAPVPAPLSTGTDAAARPSVAAQEALALVQDWLADERCAASRLLVVTRGAVAVDPASAADPAQAAVWGLVRAAQSENPGRFVLVDLDEEEDEEDRGHDEDPSALAAAAASGETQVAVRGNALFAPRLVRAADAPAGGGTPESAVFAPSGTVLVTGASGALGRVVARHLVVRHGVRRLVLASRRGPAADGAREFAAELGALGAVVDTVACDVADREALVRLLGSLPDAHPLTGVVHAAAVTDDGVVPSLTPERVRGVFGPKVAGALHLDELTRGLDLSAFVLFSSAAGIFGNAGQGNYAAANSALDALAHTRRAAGLPGVSLAWGLWASAGTLTATLAEADHRRIGRSGLVALETEEGLGLLDRALGSPEPLLVPVRWDLPALREQARTGTLPPLLGDLVPAPVRRTEAAAAGSADAVRSALSERLRGLTEAGRTELLVDLVRGHAAAVLGHDRPGTVQPTQAFRELGFDSLTAVELRNRLVSATGARLPAGLVFDHPTPEALARHLLGRLDGARPAGTVRPVVRNGGATDEPLAIVAMSCRYPGGVRSPEDLWRLLSTGTDAISGFPVDRGWDLDLLAGDGATGSSTTRRGGFLYDAGEFDAAFFGISPREALAMDPQQRLLLETSWEAFERAGIDPATLRGSRTGVFTGVMYHDYASALRSVPEGVEGFLGTGNSGSVISGRLSYTFGLEGPAVTVDTACSSSLVALHLAVQALRQGECELALAGGVTVMAGPGAFVEFSRQRGLAADGRCKAFSANADGTGWAEGVGMLLVERLSDARRNGHPVLAVVRGSAVNQDGASNGLTAPNGPAQQRVIEQALAGAGLSAGDVDAVEAHGTGTTLGDPIEAQALLATYGRGRSADRPLWLGSLKSNIGHTQAAAGVGGIIKMVEAMRHGVLPKTLHAEEPSPHVDWSEGTVRLLTEPVAWAEHDGRPRRAAVSSFGFSGTNAHVVLEQAPTAPRPASAPGTTPVPPSTAPWILSAKSPDALREQARRLLRYATEHVPEHDGGRQAAEVAYSLATGRTALEHRAAVVAPDTAGVLEGLAALANGDPARSVVRAVAEPGTKRAFLFSGQGSQRLGMGRELHAAFPVFAEAFDEACAALDAHLEHPLRDVVFGDDAELLDRTDHAQPALFAVEVASYRLVESWGVRPDFLAGHSVGEFAAAHVAGALSLRDAARLVAARGRLMQALPAGGAMVAVQASEEEVRELLAGHADRADIAAVNGPSSVVVSGAEDAVAAVVERLVAQGRRTKALSVSHAFHSPLMDPVLADFRKTLETVTFGDPAVPVVSTLTGRPVTARELCSVGHWVRHVRGAVRFADAVTSLADEGVGTFLEIGPGGVLTALAQDALEENTLAVPLLRTDRPEAEAVTTALARLHAHGTPVDWTAFFAGHGLQRVDLPTYPFQRTRYWLESTPAPGNVAAAGLAETGHPLLGAAVALADGEGLLLTGRLSLATHPWLADHAVMGAVLLPGTALVDLALHAALDEAVGCDRLDELTLGAPLVVPDDTAVRIQVRVGAPDGGARRPLEIHSRAEGAPFDEPWTRHAVGTLSSADGTADSGPLADWPPSEAVAVPEEALDSLYERMAGLGLDYGPVFRGVRAAWTRDDALFAEVGLPAGTDVSGFGLHPALMDAALHTVALGPGPLGPVAGADEGDRARVPFSWSGVTAHTAPAAGAGETGAVEALRIRLTPAGPDTVSLLAADTTGRIRTSVDSLVLRPISAEQLTAARSGRSRDSLFRVDWTPLSPPGSPDAPPTGDRVVLFATDGPSEAGAVRSVAGRALALVQEWLTAPDAGTTTEARRLVIVTRDAVAVDAGDAARLDPAQAAVWGLVRSVQAEHPERFVLVDADRAHPEGLAAVLATGEPQSALRDGRAFVPRLARATGAGAPALPASLGLDPAGTVMVTGATGALGRLVARHLVAAHGVRHLLLTSRRGPDAAGASAFAAELAALGAEVTTLACDVADRGALTALLDGIPAAHPLTGVVHAAGVLDDALVGSLTARRLDDVLGPKAEAALHLHELTRDTDLAAFVLFSSLAGTFGNAGQANYGAANACLDALAQSRRAAGLPAVSLAWGPWAAAEGTGGMLGEAGAGALARMARAGVSPLTPEEGLALFDTASAPPTGEAPATGTAAGGTTADAPGAGPDALLLPVRLNLPALRRRATTEPVPALLRGLVRAPARQARESAPGTAALAGQLAGASDEKRRRILLGVVRTQVAAVLGHTSSEAIGTAQAFRDLGFDSLTAVELRNHLGAITGLRLPASLLFDHPTPAALADHLSAAMPSAGPGGPEPAPSLLSEIDRLEAAFARSPYDRGTRATVAVRLEVLLAKWREAGPDTGREPGDDAGTEVEDASDEELFELLDGELGTN